The genome window GGTGCGAATCTGCTCCCAATTCCGACCAGGAGAAAATACAGCGTAAGAAGAAATGAAAGGAATGTTCCCCATCGCCGCCATGCCACTCGCGACCGTCGCTAGGTTTTGTTCCGCTACCCCGATTTCCACAAATCTCTCGGGAAATTTTTTCTTAAACAAATGCATCTGCGTTGATTCGGTCAAATCTGCGCACAATCCGACCACCCTCTCATCCTTTTCCCCTGCAGCCAAAAGACCTTCACCAAACCCTTTTCGGATCGGCACCTGCTCGACATCCTTATCGAATATTTTCGGATTGAGTTTTTGTGATTGATTGATCATACTCATTTAACAATGTTCTCACTTTCATAATCCAGGACTCGCACCGCTAAAGGTATTTTAGATTTTTCAAATAAGAAAAAATAATATTTGTCTTTTTCAGGAAGCGGCTTGTCACCAAAATTAAACATGGGCATTTGTAATGTCTTGGAACGATTCGTAGTACAAACCTTACACTGCGCACCACCCCCACAATAACATTCCTCGAATAAGACGGTTACCTGAACAGGAGCTCCTGGCGCACATGGCTCACACGAGGCCCCTAGAGGGCAGCTGCACGGATTATAAATATCATCAACCTTTGCAGTCCCCCGGTAATATCCTGAGGTGTTTAAATCATCCAATACTTTAACCTGTCCAAATGCAATGTTTTCAGCAGAATCCCAGGCATCTTTAAATACTGAATTACGCTCAAATAAAAATGTTGGGTTGCGCACTAAAGTATCAACGTCTTCGAACGAGGTCGGGACTTGCTGCGTATAAACATTAAGTCCATAAATAACGCCCAATCCTAACAAAATTTCTACCATAAAAAATCCAACGGGCGCCAAAACTTTTGATCTCCACCCCATTATCCAATGTTTACGAGAATAACGGAAAGCCATTACAAAAACTATTAAGAAGCCGGCAAAAGATGCCAGACCGATCAAAGACATCGCCTTCTCGGTATCTCCGAACAACACCAGACCAAAAAAAGTAAACCCAAAAAACAAACCGGCTACAGCTCCAAGAATGCCGAGTGCAATCCCCCACAAAACACCTAGGACATTATTTGATTTTACATTGTCATTTTCCATTTTGAGATTTACATTTTGATTTAATTTCTACTCATGTTCACTCCTAATCTTCCCTCCCAAGGTCCTCAACTCCTTAAGTGCCATTTCCCCCTCCTCCTTATTCGGTGGCTTACCGTGCCATTCAAATTTTCGTTCAAATTGCGGAACACCCTTGGAAGCAATCGTATTGGCAATAATCACCGATGGTTTATCAAAAACCGCGTGCGCATCGCCAATCGCCCGGTCGATATCGACAAAATTGTGTCCGTCAATTTCCTGAACATGCCAATTCCAAGCTCGCCACTTATCAGCCAGAGGATTCAAGGGCATAATATCTTCCGTAAAACCGTCAATTTGAATATTATTTCGATCAACAATCGCGGTCAGATTTTGTAATTTTTCCTTACCGGCCAGCATCGCCCCTTCCCAGCTATTACCACAATCAAGCTCGCCGTCCGACATCAAACAGTAAAACTGCCTACCGGAAGTTTTGCCATTATCAACCCTATCAGCCAAGGCCATCCCGACAGTTTGGGAAAGACCAGAACCGAGTGGACCCGAGCTCGTCTCGAGCTCGGGCATAAAATCTCGGTGCGGGTGACCTTGAAACTTGGTACCGAACTTTCGCAAAGTCTTTTTAAACTCATCAACTGAAAAATATCCGGCATGCGACATCGTGGCATAAAGCACCGGACAAATATGACCGTTGGAGAGTACTAATCGATCTCTATCCGGCCAATCCGGTTTTTGAGGATTGTGTTTGAGTTTGTGAAAATATAGATAAGTAAAAATATCGGCCATATCCAAAGGACCGGCCGTATGTCCGGATTTAGCTTCAACCAACGCCTCTATAATTGTCTGGCGAATTTGGTTGGCCTGAAGCTCTAACTTTTTAATTTGCTCACTATTAAGCGACATTAAATCTTTATATCTTTAAACATCCGGATAGTTTCAGCCAAATCATCGCTTTTGAAAAGCGCCGAGCCAACCACTAGACGAGTTGCGCCGGCACGCATCAATTCATCGGCATTATCAAGACTGACACCGCCGTCAACACTAAGCACCAGATCCGGATGAAGCTGATGTAGCTCATCAATCCGGTCAAAGACCCGCTCATCAAAACGCTCACCTTGTTTGCCAATCTGATTGATACTCATAAACTGGACCGAATCGAGGTCCTTGGCTATACCCTCAATCGCACTGACCGGCGTCTTCATATTGAGAACCGCACCAAGTTCGACACTCATCAATGATTCCTGTCCTAGTGGAAAATCTTTTCGAAAATTATTCACCAGCTCCTCAAGTCGATCAGTCGCCTCAACATGAAATAGAATCCGACTAGCGCCAGCCTTAATCCAATCCTTAATTTTATCTTCCGGTCGAACCGTCATCAAGTGGACTTCAAAATCAACTCGGTCCCAAAAAGGAAACGGGATGTCTTCGTTTAAAATATTGGCAAAATCGCCATCTTGGTTGCCAGAAAGGTAAGGCCAGCTTTTGTATGGCGCAAATTCACCATCAAGCGCATCAACCTGCACCAGTGGTACCAAATCAGCCACCAGAGACATTTTGCTTCTCAAATCTTCGAAGTCCTGTGCAATTATGGCGGGAATGATATCCATAGAATTAGTGAGTGGTTAGTAGTAAGTAGTTAGAGTCCATGACGGAAGAACTATAAGTCTCTTTGAACACAAGTGCCCCAGGCAGCGGAGTCGATTTTCTTAATTCGCCTCTCGTGCCGAGTCTCACGGCTAAACGGCGTCTCCAACCAAATCTTAACTGCTTGCTTCGCCTGTTCCTCCGTCATAAATCTGGCGCCAAGGGCCAGCACGTTGGCATCATTATGTTCCCTGGAGAGTCTAATTATATCAAGTGGCCCGCCATAATACACGGCCGCCCGCACACCCACGAAACGATTAGCAGTCATCGCCTCACCCTGGCCGGAGCCGCCTAAAATAATGCCCAAGGAAGCCTTGTCATTCATCACTTCCCTGGCAACTGGCGCCAGAAAGTCCGGGTAATCATCATCAGATTTGAGATTATCCGGACCTTTATCGATCACCTCATAGCCCAAACCCCGAACAAAAGGAATCAACTTTTGCTTTAATTCAAACCCAGCATGATCGCTCCCAAAAAATATTTTCATTTATTCTTCTTTTTTTCTACTATTTTCCCAATCCAATGGAAAACGACTGTGATTATAATGACAAGAATTGGCAATCCTAGAGGAGACATCATTCCGCCAGAATCAAGGTTGCTTCTCATGTAAATAACAAAAAAATAGACAACAACAAGTGAAACTGCGAACCCGATCCAACCAAACTTTCTTGAAATGGACATAGACTTAATTAATCAATTTCCCGACCATAACGACATGGTCGACCAAAGTATGCGTATACCCCATCTCATTGTCGTACCAAGCCATCACCTTTACTAAATTGCCGTCGACAACGCGAGTAAATTTTAAATCAGCGATTGAGGCGTGACTGTCGCCGAGAATGTCGCGAGAAACCAATTCTTCCTCCGTCACAGCAAAAGTCTTTTCCCAACGTGAAGTCTTGGCCGCGGCTTTTAATGCTGAGTTAACTTCCTCGACCGAAGTTGCCCGTTTAGCAATAAAAGTAATATCAACAATCGAACCGGCCACAACCGGCACCCGAACCGAAATACCGTCAAATTTCCCTGCCAAAGCCGGGTATGCAAGAGTAGTCGCAATCGCAGCACCGGTTGTAGAAGGCACAATATTTTGCGCCGCTGCCCTGCCCTCCCGCCAGTCTTTTTTATTTGGCCCATCAACAATTCCCTGACTTGCAGTATAACCATGAACAGTATTCAAAATTGCTTTTTCAATTCCAATCGCCTCGTCGAGAATTGCAATCAACGGCGCGCCGGCATTCGTCGTACAAGAAGCATTCGAACTAATCTGGCAAGTCTTAAGCTTATCTTCATTCACACCCATTATCACCGTTTCCCCATTCGTGTCATTCGTCCCCATTCGTGTATTAGTGTCGTGTGCAGCTTTGGCCGGCGCGGAAATCACCACTCGCTTGGCGCCCTGATCAAGATGAAATTTAGCTTTATCAAAACCCGCAAAAAGACCCGTCGATTCTACAACCACATCAATATCAAGCTCCTTCCACGGCAGTCTGGTGGTATCTTTCTCGCTCAAAAATAATGCCTTGGCTTTGCCAGCTTTTAAATATGACTTCCCGCCTTCGGTCGTAACAGAAATCTCCAAATCACTCTTGCCATAAACCGTGTCGTATTTAAGAAGATAGGCCAGATTATTCACATCGCCCAAATCATTAATAGCCACAACCTCCAGCTCCTTGCACTCCTCGGCCACTTTGAAAAACGCCCGCCCAATCCGCCCGAATCCATTAATCGCCACTCTAGTTTTTTTCATAAAAATACAATTTTAGTGATTTTAGTTTTAACTCCTTAATTATACCCTAATCCATTTTATTCTCTCCAACTTCACCAATCCTCCGTAAGGTTAAACCTTACGGAGGATTGGTGTGGTATAATAACTTAATGAGCCGTAACTTTAAAATATCTCCTAATGAGTTTTACCACCTTTATAATCGCGGGACTGATAAGCGGATCGTCTTCAAAAGTAAAGCTGACTATTCCAGATTTATAAAACTTCTATACATCTGCAACCAACGAGGACCTGTTCGCCTTGAGAACATGAACGGCCAGACTGACTCAGAATTTTTTTCTGTATCCGATGACACCCTCATAGACATTGGGGCCTTTTGTCTGATGCCTAATCATTTTCACCTACTAATCAGAGAAAAAACTGATAATGGGGCCAGTAAATTTATGCAAAAACTTACCACTGGATACACTATGTACTTCAATACAAGATACCAGAGAACCGGGGCTTTATTTGAAGGTACATACAAAGCCAAGCATGCAAATACGGATGACTATCTGAAATATCTATTCGCTTATATCCACCTAAATCCAATTAAACTTCTTCAGTCAGACTGGAAAGAGTTTGGTATAAACGACACAGGGAGGGCTGAAGACTTCCTCAACAAATACCACTTCTCAAGCTATTCTGCATACACTGGAATTGATCAGCCAAAAAATAAAATAATTCATAAAGATTCATTCCCGGATTACTTTGAGAATAGCCGGCATTTTAAAGATTTTCTAAACCACTGGTTAAAATACAGCCTTGTATAGGTCTAAATTGCCGTAAGGTTAAACCTTACGGCACTGATAAATCCGAACATTAACCCTACCGAGGTTTTACCTCGGTAGGGTTGGGGTTGCTTCGGCAGAGTTGGTTTACCGTCCTAGATTATAGAGCTTCTGGACTTCACTCGCAGTGAGAGCCCGATTGTAAACATAGACATCATCCATTGAACCTCTGAAAAACCCGCTGGGAGTAATGTTGTAATCAGCACCAATGCGAACATTGCCAGCTTCAGTTGGCAAATTGCCGGAGAAACTGGTACCGGAACCGGTTTGGACCCCGTCAACATAGACTCTCATCGTTGTGCCATCATAAGTACTAGCCATATGATGCCAGTTGCCATCATTAACACTGACGGAACTGTCGACGGTATAGGTTGTCGCACCATTCTTAATAAGGAATTGCCCCCCGTTTGTTGTACTCATGGCATAGGGGACGTTGGTTTTACCAGGTTCGGTATAGTAGACAGTAACTCTGGCGTAATTGAGATTTGGAGTATCGAAACCAGGGCCATTGTTGTAAGCCATTACCCCCTTTACTTCCGCTAAGACACCATCTATGGTGGAGCCAACGGGAACGGAAAAACCAAAACTACTAATCTCCATTGACATAGAGCTACCATCGTAGATCATAATACCAAAATTGCTCGCATTGACTTGCGCTGGGGTTAAAGTGGTATTCCACAAATCACTACTGCCCCCTGCAGAAACATAGCCCTCTATTGCAGGTATCGTGACACTTCTAACATTCCACTCCTGAACTCCACCAACCACTAAATACAGATCCATGGAACTAAGAGACGAGTCAGAGATAACATAGGCACTGTCGTCAACCTTAATATTATTACCATCACCATAACCAAAACTTCCAGTAGCAGTTCCAGGCGCACTCGGCCCAACCGTCGCATCTTTGGCAATAATATAACCCCCCGCAGTTGAAGTTTTCACCCAAGCTGCCATACTGACATTGGTTGGATTTAGAGACGCTACATCGGCGACACTCACATAATCATTTGTACCATCAAAATAAACCCCTTGACCGATTTTCCCTATAGTGTAAAAAGTTGTGGTGGCAATGTTTGTCGGATAGCCGTTATGACCACTACCGGAAGAGTCGATAGCTGCGCCATTTACGATATTCTTTCCATCAAAACTCCAATGACCCACGAGACCAGAAGAGAGCGAGCCGGTGGACTGAGTGGTGTCAACACGACTTGGCGAACCCAAAGCATAGAGCCTAGTGATTTCGGCAGTGGTGAGGGTGCGATTATAGATGCGGACATCATCCATCTGACCTTTGAGATAAGAAGCGGGAGTCGGCTTTCTTCCAATATCGAACAGAGCCGGATTAAGGAATGAACCGGCAGGATTATATGAGGTAGTTGTCAATTCCACACCATCCACATATATTCGAAGAAGTGAATTGGCTTTATCAACCACCCCCACATAGTGATGCCAAACTGTGCTGTCAGGGACAAGCGCACTAGCTCCCGAGTTCTGCGCGGTCTTATACGCTCCGTCATAAACAACAAAATTTACCTGATTATATGCGGCACCATCAACAATATAGAGTCCGCCGGCGGCGCAATTTGTATTAGCGGCGCTACTCATACCACAAGCAACCGTGTAAGTCGCGGCATTATTCAAATTCAGAGGCAACTGCGCCCAAGCGGAGACCGTGAATCCAGTTGTCCCAAAAATACTTGACGCGTAAGGATTATTTTTATTGATATAATCATTCGTGCCATCAAAATTCCCCGCCTGACCAAGAACGCCACGAGTATAGAAGGTGGAGCTGGCAATATTGAAAACATTACCATGATTGCCGGTACCGGAAGCGTCGTCAATCCGACCGTTGGTGATGTTTTTGCCATCCAATGTCCAGTGGCCGATTAAACCGTTTGCAACCGAACCGGTGGATTGGGTAGTAGCGACCTTGATGGATCGACCTATGTTATAAAGGCGGGTGATTTCAGGCAGAGTAAGAACCCTGCTATAGGCACGAACATCGTCTACCGAGCCATCGAAATAAGACTGGATTGTCGGATGAAATTTGGCACCAATGGCAATATTAGATCCACTATTTAGAATACCTTGGGTTTGTGTCCCGTAGGCATTAGTCTGGTCAACTCCGTCGATATACATTTTATAGTCTGCCCCATCCCAAGTCACAACAGCGTGAACCCATTTATTTTGATTGGCAGAAAGGTTGTAGTCGGTTGTAGAATAGGCTCCGGACGGAAAACCGCCATTGGTGTAAGTCACGAAACCCAACTGTCCCGTACCCTCAGCAGGGCCAGAACCCCAATTGTTGAAACCGAAATCAAAACCAACCACAGTGTTATCATAACCCCACCCAAACATACATGGACGATTACCGACAGTCATGCCATTAACTTTGAACCACAAGGACATAGTAAAATTACTACTGACCAAATTCGTCAGGGCGGTCGGTCGTCCCAAATTTATATAATTACTAGAACCATCGAAGGTGACAGCCTGGCCCACCTGACCGCGAGTATAGAAAGTCGAAGTGGCGATATTAACCGGCGAACCACTGTTGCCACTAGTGGAAGAGTCCAAAATTGCCCCGTTGACGACCTTATTGCCGTCAAAAGTCCAGTGACCAACGAGGCCAAGGTTGATGATGGGTGGTTTGATGGTGGAAGCCTCTACTAGTTGGTAGTTAGTAGTGAGTAGTGGGTAGTAAGAGAGAAAGAGGAAAAAGATAATGCCGAGAACCAAAATCGCACCTCTCAAGGCTGAGGAACGACCTTTAAAACCAACCTCTGAGGTTCGACCTTTTTCCCGATTCAAGGTCGAACCTTTCGGGACAGAGAGGTCATCAAAAATTCGCACCGAGACTAAACCTTGCTGAAACAAGTTTTCGGTTTTTCTCCCTTCCCTGTTTTTAATCTCAAAATATCTTTTCAACATCAGTTTATTCTACCATTTAATTTCAGCTTATCGCTTTTCATAAAAACGGTCATTACGGAACTTTAATCTAATCCGAAAACTGTCTGGTTGGTGGCGTAAAGTTTGAAGTATAACGGGCAACACCTTTGGTAATTCTGATGTCATCAAGCCAGCCGGCATAAGAACCGTTGGCTCCAGTACCGATCGTCAAAACAGAGGCATGACTATAGTCAGTGCTATCCGTCACTGTGGCGCCTTGTTGCACCCCGTCAAAAAAAAGTCTGTGACTGGTTCCGGTACGAGAAGCTGCGACATGGTGCCAATTCCCATCCAAAATAGCTGAAGCACTTAGAGAATAAAGGTTGCTGGCATTATAAGATTTCTGCCAATAAAATGAACCGCCGAAGAGCAATGTCGCCCAATAATTTGTCGAACTATCTGTTTCGGTAATCAGATTGCCAGCAGTATCGGTAGATTTCAACCAAAATTCAACTGTAAAGTCTCCGGTTCCAAACGCATAATCTGATGAAGAGTTGATGGCTAGAGAATCACCTGTACCGTCAAATAAACCACTGGCTCCCCCAAATTTTGATTGGGCCGTATCGATTTGCGTATTACCGGCAACTGAAACAGTTTTCCTGTTGATGCTCGAATCGACAAAACGGGTTGAGCCGTCCTCCTCGTTCATGTGGAGCAAGAGCGAAGTATTGCTGGCATACGGGTCCATTCTTTTCACCACCGTCGGCCGGCCCATGGCGTATAGTCGGGCGATTTCGGCGGTTGTAAGAGATCGGGAGTAGATACGGATGTCGTCTAAATATCCTTTAAAGTTCTCTCCAGCTGTGTTGTCAAAATCAGCCAACAGCAATTGTCCTGTACTAGCACCAAGAGAAAAACTGGTAGTTACTGGCGTAATAGCAGAAACACCGTCGAGATAACCCCTGAAAGTTGTGCCGTCATAATTATAAATTATATGATGCCAGTTGGTATCAGAAATCGATATATCAGTACTTGCAGCGGGGTATCCAGGGTCTGTAGTATTCGAATAAAATTGAACTTTATTGTTTGCATATTCCCAAATAACGCCGTAAGCATTGTCCCCTCCAGCATTTGTCAATTTACCCAATAAATATGTTTGCGATTGTGACAAATCGGACGGCTTGAACCAAAAGGATATGCCGAAACTATTTGAAATATCTAGAGAATTTGCATCAGAGATTATTATACTATCATTCACCCCATCAAAATTCCCGGCTTGACCGAGTTGGCCGGAGACATAGAAAGTTGAGGTGGCGATGTTTTGAGCGTAGCCGTGGTTTCCCTGCCCTGAGACATCATTGATTCGGCCGTTCGTAATATTTTTGCCATCGAATGTCCAATGGCCGACGAGGCCAGTTGAGAGCGAGCCGGTGGATTGAGTAGCGCCAAGTTTGACTTCGCCGGAGTGGTAGAGAGTGTTGATTTCGGAAGCCGACAACGCGCGGTTGTAGATGCGAACGTCGTCTATGGAACCAGCAAAATATCTCGAAAATCTACTTTGATCGCCGATCACTAATAACGCACTCGGTTCAGCCCCAGTACCACTATTAGCTGAGGTCTGCAAAACACCGTTTAGGTAAACTTTTACACCCCCAGTGATAGAGTTACCTTGCCGCACCAAAACGTAATGATACCAATTATTAGCAGTCAAGCCTGAAACAGTCAGCCCAGGAAGGAGGCTGTCACCACTTGACCAAACTTCCATAGTGCCATTGTGAAAAAGGGTTCCGTAAAAAGGGACACCGTTTTGAAGTTGAACAATTGCTCGATAATTTGTATCAACAATTGTTGGCTTAAACCAATAAGAAAACGTCGAGGTGGTGATCGCCGGAGTAAAACTGGTACTCACATAATCATTCGTCCCATCAAAACTCACAGCATTACCACGTTTGCCCGTAGTCCAAGTTGGACCATTTGTGAGAGTTCCGGTGTTGCCATTCCCCGAGGCATCACCAGCAATCGTTCCCGAACCTTCGTTTAGTGGCCAATAGCCGACGAGGCCGAGAGCGGAAGGAGGAGCTTTCAGGGTGGAGGCTTCAGCTAGTTCGTAGTTAGTAGTGGGTAGTGGGTAGTAAGAGAAGAAAAGGAGAAAGAGGAACAGAACCAAGGTCGAACCTTTTTTAAGATTTAAGGTTCGACCTTTAGGGAATGAGAAGAAGCCGAAAATTCGCCGCGAATTTTCGGCTGATACTTCACTTTTTCGATTGTTAATTTTTAGCTCTTGAATCATAAATCTACTCTTAGTATATTCTGAAATAATTATTGGCATTTGTCCTCGCGGCTCCCTCATCCCCCGAGCTAAGATCCGATGGCCAGACGATGGCCTCACTAACAGAAATATTGGAACATTGCGAAATTAAATCTCCACTGCTACCCAAAACTAAACCTCCCCCACCACTGCTTCCAGCATTACCGGCTGAAGCTGTATCGCCATTTTTTCTCAACTCACTTGATGCCCCAGCAAATGTAGCCGTTACCAGAGACCAAGAACCAGTGGCAAACGAGACAGCGGGAACAAGAGCTCCGGCATATATTTGATAAGAACCGGTAGATGGATACTGCAAAAGTCGCATTGTGTTAAAAGTGGTCCCATCAAAAACACCATCAGCAGATGTCCAAGAAATTGGATTGAAGACCAGCATTACTGTTTCGGGCTGTGCTTGAGTCCATGTGGCCATTAAATAATCAGTCGAACCATCAAATGTCATCTTCGGCCTACCGTTAGAACCCGTGAGAAGCGCCCCCGAAGAAACAATCTGCGGTTGATTAGCTGTTGTTGCTTGAACAGTATTCCTACCATTCCCGCTCTGGTCATACCAAGTATCAACATAACAACTGCCAGCGCCACAAAAAGAAAGAAGTGAAGAAGTATTGAGATTGATGCCAGAAAAACCAATATCTTGTGTCGCATTATCGGAGTCCCGCCTGACTTTCATCGCATAACCACTGTAAGTAGAACGAAGTTTTCGAACACTGTAAGCCGCGGCGGCATTTGGAATGTTATCCAAAAGGTAATTCGCTTTCACCACCGCCGGACGGCCCATGACATATAGACGCTTCGCCTCGGAAGCGCTGAGTGTACGGTTGTAAATTCTAACTTCATCAACCGAAGCTGCCGGCGGGAAAAAACCTCGCCTTTCACCGATTGAGGTATAGTTGACTAAAGCGCCTTGATTTTGAACAGTCGGACCTGACACCAAAACACCGTTTACATAAAGCCAGTTATTATTGCCACTGGTATCTGAATGAGTCCAAACAATATGAGACCAAGTATTAAGATAATTTGTGTAGCTCACGCTACCGGCACCGCTAGTGGTATTACCGACAAGAAGATTCGGGGATGAGTATCTGATTATCGGACTACCGTTCCAATAACTACCGAACAAATAACCGTCACCCCTAACCTTGGCCCAAAGGGAAATGGAAAAGTCTTGAGTGGTAGTAAAAAGCGAATTGAACTGACTACTCA of Candidatus Paceibacterota bacterium contains these proteins:
- a CDS encoding transketolase, translated to MSLNSEQIKKLELQANQIRQTIIEALVEAKSGHTAGPLDMADIFTYLYFHKLKHNPQKPDWPDRDRLVLSNGHICPVLYATMSHAGYFSVDEFKKTLRKFGTKFQGHPHRDFMPELETSSGPLGSGLSQTVGMALADRVDNGKTSGRQFYCLMSDGELDCGNSWEGAMLAGKEKLQNLTAIVDRNNIQIDGFTEDIMPLNPLADKWRAWNWHVQEIDGHNFVDIDRAIGDAHAVFDKPSVIIANTIASKGVPQFERKFEWHGKPPNKEEGEMALKELRTLGGKIRSEHE
- a CDS encoding RpiB/LacA/LacB family sugar-phosphate isomerase, which codes for MKIFFGSDHAGFELKQKLIPFVRGLGYEVIDKGPDNLKSDDDYPDFLAPVAREVMNDKASLGIILGGSGQGEAMTANRFVGVRAAVYYGGPLDIIRLSREHNDANVLALGARFMTEEQAKQAVKIWLETPFSRETRHERRIKKIDSAAWGTCVQRDL
- a CDS encoding glyceraldehyde 3-phosphate dehydrogenase NAD-binding domain-containing protein translates to MKKTRVAINGFGRIGRAFFKVAEECKELEVVAINDLGDVNNLAYLLKYDTVYGKSDLEISVTTEGGKSYLKAGKAKALFLSEKDTTRLPWKELDIDVVVESTGLFAGFDKAKFHLDQGAKRVVISAPAKAAHDTNTRMGTNDTNGETVIMGVNEDKLKTCQISSNASCTTNAGAPLIAILDEAIGIEKAILNTVHGYTASQGIVDGPNKKDWREGRAAAQNIVPSTTGAAIATTLAYPALAGKFDGISVRVPVVAGSIVDITFIAKRATSVEEVNSALKAAAKTSRWEKTFAVTEEELVSRDILGDSHASIADLKFTRVVDGNLVKVMAWYDNEMGYTHTLVDHVVMVGKLIN
- a CDS encoding transposase, giving the protein MSRNFKISPNEFYHLYNRGTDKRIVFKSKADYSRFIKLLYICNQRGPVRLENMNGQTDSEFFSVSDDTLIDIGAFCLMPNHFHLLIREKTDNGASKFMQKLTTGYTMYFNTRYQRTGALFEGTYKAKHANTDDYLKYLFAYIHLNPIKLLQSDWKEFGINDTGRAEDFLNKYHFSSYSAYTGIDQPKNKIIHKDSFPDYFENSRHFKDFLNHWLKYSLV
- a CDS encoding LamG domain-containing protein — protein: MLKRYFEIKNREGRKTENLFQQGLVSVRIFDDLSVPKGSTLNREKGRTSEVGFKGRSSALRGAILVLGIIFFLFLSYYPLLTTNYQLVEASTIKPPIINLGLVGHWTFDGNKVVNGAILDSSTSGNSGSPVNIATSTFYTRGQVGQAVTFDGSSNYINLGRPTALTNLVSSNFTMSLWFKVNGMTVGNRPCMFGWGYDNTVVGFDFGFNNWGSGPAEGTGQLGFVTYTNGGFPSGAYSTTDYNLSANQNKWVHAVVTWDGADYKMYIDGVDQTNAYGTQTQGILNSGSNIAIGAKFHPTIQSYFDGSVDDVRAYSRVLTLPEITRLYNIGRSIKVATTQSTGSVANGLIGHWTLDGKNITNGRIDDASGTGNHGNVFNIASSTFYTRGVLGQAGNFDGTNDYINKNNPYASSIFGTTGFTVSAWAQLPLNLNNAATYTVACGMSSAANTNCAAGGLYIVDGAAYNQVNFVVYDGAYKTAQNSGASALVPDSTVWHHYVGVVDKANSLLRIYVDGVELTTTSYNPAGSFLNPALFDIGRKPTPASYLKGQMDDVRIYNRTLTTAEITRLYALGSPSRVDTTQSTGSLSSGLVGHWSFDGKNIVNGAAIDSSGSGHNGYPTNIATTTFYTIGKIGQGVYFDGTNDYVSVADVASLNPTNVSMAAWVKTSTAGGYIIAKDATVGPSAPGTATGSFGYGDGNNIKVDDSAYVISDSSLSSMDLYLVVGGVQEWNVRSVTIPAIEGYVSAGGSSDLWNTTLTPAQVNASNFGIMIYDGSSMSMEISSFGFSVPVGSTIDGVLAEVKGVMAYNNGPGFDTPNLNYARVTVYYTEPGKTNVPYAMSTTNGGQFLIKNGATTYTVDSSVSVNDGNWHHMASTYDGTTMRVYVDGVQTGSGTSFSGNLPTEAGNVRIGADYNITPSGFFRGSMDDVYVYNRALTASEVQKLYNLGR
- a CDS encoding LamG domain-containing protein codes for the protein MIQELKINNRKSEVSAENSRRIFGFFSFPKGRTLNLKKGSTLVLFLFLLFFSYYPLPTTNYELAEASTLKAPPSALGLVGYWPLNEGSGTIAGDASGNGNTGTLTNGPTWTTGKRGNAVSFDGTNDYVSTSFTPAITTSTFSYWFKPTIVDTNYRAIVQLQNGVPFYGTLFHNGTMEVWSSGDSLLPGLTVSGLTANNWYHYVLVRQGNSITGGVKVYLNGVLQTSANSGTGAEPSALLVIGDQSRFSRYFAGSIDDVRIYNRALSASEINTLYHSGEVKLGATQSTGSLSTGLVGHWTFDGKNITNGRINDVSGQGNHGYAQNIATSTFYVSGQLGQAGNFDGVNDSIIISDANSLDISNSFGISFWFKPSDLSQSQTYLLGKLTNAGGDNAYGVIWEYANNKVQFYSNTTDPGYPAASTDISISDTNWHHIIYNYDGTTFRGYLDGVSAITPVTTSFSLGASTGQLLLADFDNTAGENFKGYLDDIRIYSRSLTTAEIARLYAMGRPTVVKRMDPYASNTSLLLHMNEEDGSTRFVDSSINRKTVSVAGNTQIDTAQSKFGGASGLFDGTGDSLAINSSSDYAFGTGDFTVEFWLKSTDTAGNLITETDSSTNYWATLLFGGSFYWQKSYNASNLYSLSASAILDGNWHHVAASRTGTSHRLFFDGVQQGATVTDSTDYSHASVLTIGTGANGSYAGWLDDIRITKGVARYTSNFTPPTRQFSD
- a CDS encoding LamG-like jellyroll fold domain-containing protein; the protein is MNKNNFIYTYILLSQKDGQLYTGFTRNLGVSLKGRSSPACRSLGAGRALRGATLVLGIIFFLFLSYYPLLTTNYQLVEASTIKPPVINLGLTAHWTFDGKNIVNGAMIDASGNSNTGNFVSIATSTFYTDGVLGQAGKLNGSTQYVSTPLVTNYTAVTSSSWVKFDSLSNSYQATVSTNVSGSGQASDWIQWYYTGGQSDVLFRSGGVTFVNENVSWVPSLNTWYFLTTTWDSAGDGKVRFYVDGAIKHTSTGSSNTAMTGSAKVLIGALQWADTSQNSIVGSQALAGTVDDVRIYNRALTTAEIKRLYNMGRPVKVTATRKDQITSGLVGYYPLDGADVSGLTVYDRSGQGRNGTIVGGSATTLTDGIIGQGINFTTNTSGGGANSSSVDLSSQFNSLFTTTQDFSISLWAKVRGDGYLFGSYWNGSPIIRYSSPNLLVGNTTSGAGSVSYTNYLNTWSHIVWTHSDTSGNNNWLYVNGVLVSGPTVQNQGALVNYTSIGERRGFFPPAASVDEVRIYNRTLSASEAKRLYVMGRPAVVKANYLLDNIPNAAAAYSVRKLRSTYSGYAMKVRRDSDNATQDIGFSGINLNTSSLLSFCGAGSCYVDTWYDQSGNGRNTVQATTANQPQIVSSGALLTGSNGRPKMTFDGSTDYLMATWTQAQPETVMLVFNPISWTSADGVFDGTTFNTMRLLQYPSTGSYQIYAGALVPAVSFATGSWSLVTATFAGASSELRKNGDTASAGNAGSSGGGGLVLGSSGDLISQCSNISVSEAIVWPSDLSSGDEGAARTNANNYFRIY